In Hypomesus transpacificus isolate Combined female chromosome 4, fHypTra1, whole genome shotgun sequence, the following are encoded in one genomic region:
- the mllt11 gene encoding protein AF1q, translating into MLQKSNSQYDSFLYWRQPIPALDMSELEDLGLKDSKPANSNQAGKNKKEKKSSKMANQRKQKEEELPEYTTFNYWREPIASIDTLDFNLLL; encoded by the coding sequence ATGCTGCAGAAATCCAACAGCCAATACGATTCCTTCCTGTACTGGAGGCAGCCAATCCCAGCCCTCGACATGTCCGAGCTGGAGGACCTGGGCCTGAAGGACAGCAAGCCGGCCAATAGCAACCAAGCTGGGAAGAACAAGAAGGAGAAAAAGTCCTCCAAGATGGCCAAtcagaggaaacagaaagaggaggagctcCCAGAGTACACCACCTTCAACTACTGGAGAGAGCCCATCGCTAGCATCGACACTCTGGACTTTAACCTACTACTGTGA